AACAGGTGCAAGAGACTTACCTGTCGATACAGGCGATGGTCTGACATTTCTGCTGAGATGTGGTAGAGTTGGTGGTGGGAATGGAGGCAGGTGAGTGGCTGGTTGGGACTTGTGGGAGGGCCCCAGAGGAGTTGGGGGTCATCACAACAACGGGACTGGCTAAAGTAGAGGTACAGACAGGTAAGGCTGAGACCTGGCATAGAGTTGGTGGTGGAAGTGTTTACCTGGTGATGGAGGGGTATTTACCCGTGGTGGGTGTGGTGTTGTTGgtatttgtctgtgtctcttcctgTAGGATGGAATTAATAAAGGTGGTGGGGGAGAGGggtgtgtctgcaggtgtaGCTTCACACACCTCCACCTCAGGACTGGGCGGCTCCTCTTTGACATTAGCTGATTGGTTCTCTCTgaaagtaaacaaaataaaagcgtCAGTGGCTGCTGACTACCAATCAGGTGCTAAGTACAAGAGACACTGACACTTTCTTACTCTGCATCGCTCCAATCAGCAGCCACGTCATCAGCACTGGCCGGTGACACCTCAGTGATGTCAGAGATGACTGGTCCACAGGAGACGGGCGCATCACCAGAGAACAGACTGGCAGCAgcctgaggagacagagactgaGGTTAGCAGGTTCTAATGGACTCTGGACTACGAAGAAACGTTAGGACCTATTAAACTTAAACCCTTACTTATgttttaaaagtctgttttgaCCTGAACAGTTGGAGACAGGAGCAAATTTAGAGTTTAATGCTGCAACACGGAACATTTCGTAAAACACTGAAGTAGCACTGGTCTGGAGGATTCCAAAGCCAGTAATATATAAATAGCTAACAGGTGAGGGAATCATGATCAGGTGTTACAGGAACAACCACCAAAGGCTCAAAGAGAAAAGTTTCAGGGACTCTGGCGAATCTCAGAGTGGGAACCACCACTAAAAGTGTGACCTTTGAGTCCTCAGGCAGCACTGCATGAGAAACTGTCATCTTCCTGTGAGGAAGACACTCACAAGGGCTACGATCTGTGTCCGAAATTTAGAGGACGACATGGTCCCAAATCTCAGCTCTGATGCAACTGCATCAGAAACCCCTGATCTGGATTATCAGAGTATGGGTTACCTGCATATGCTCCAACGAGAAGGGCCGACTGTATTTAGGGACGGAGTGGGCTGAGCTGGAGTCGTTCAGCATCAAAGGACTGCAGACACAACAAAACTACATCAGCTCCATTATCACAGCCTGTACACTagatataattataattattaaattattataaaatgaagTTCACTCTCCAACAGCTGGAAGTATCTGGTTTaaagttcacatttttctgtcgTTTCGATTCATATAATCAGCTGGGAAACATCAGCATGTGCAGTACTTTGTGTATGATCTGCAGTACTTGTAATCAAGTGTGTGTAGTACAGTATTTTATGCAGTATTTCTAGTAGTATTAGCAGTAAATTGTGTAGTATATTAGTAGCTTTAGTAGTTAACTTGCATCTTCCTCTTGACTCCCAAGATCCTGTTAGTTTGGACCAGTGACACCAGAAACTGgatcagctgcagagagagagattataATTAGCTATCGTACAAGCTAACGTATTTCTACATACTGATACCTGACATGTCTGCTGACACCACATTCAGATACATACATAtctatctacagtatatatgtacaaatacacacacaccaaacacataagtgtgtgcacacagcatgtacatgtgtacactgtgtactgtgtgtatcaGTTTAGGCTAGATGAGGTCATAATGTGACAGCTGATCAGCCAATCATCACGATTCGAATGAACTGAATAAAGAACttgtttttccatcttctcttgATTTCTCATCAGACACACTTTGTTCCAGTCTGTAAACTTTCTTAACAACGTCCCAGCCTGTCAGTTCTGCCGTTGTCTTTGATCAAGAGGGTTTTAAAACTGCAGGACCAACACTTTAACACAGTGTGAACAAAAAGCAATAAACCCTGATGCGCTAGCACAGTGAGTGATTTAAACATAATGCCCCTCGCAGCATTGATTTCTGAGGACGTGATCAGCCAGGGCTCCCGAGGGGACGCAAGGTCGCCGGTATCAGACCCGGGAATCAGGTGTTTTTACCTTATTGACGACTTTCTGCTGCTGAACATGTTTCTGTCTCAGACTGGCTACCTCTCTCCACAGAGCCTCATTCTCACTGAAATACAGATTACAGTTAATAAGGAAGTATGCTGCCTGCTGGACTGCATGCAGTCTGGTTCTGGTCAACAGTGTTCTGGACCTGGTCTTACTGTTTCATTGCAATGATCCTTGAGTCAATGGTGTCTTGCTTTCCCTTCATGACCTGGACATCGTTCAGGATTTTGTGAACTTCGTCTGCAGAGATCTTTACGTCTTCTTGACGCACCGAAGACACCTGGACAAACCACAAAACTATTACCATGAAGACCATTCACAGACACTGTTTAG
Above is a genomic segment from Anabas testudineus chromosome 11, fAnaTes1.2, whole genome shotgun sequence containing:
- the hsf1 gene encoding heat shock factor protein 1 isoform X4, producing MEYPVGGAVLSGGNVPAFLTKLWTLVEDPDTDPLICWSPSGTSFHVFDQGRFSKEVLPKFFKHNNMASFIRQLNMYGFRKVVHIEQGGLVKPERDDTEFQHPFFVRGQEHLLENIKRKVTNVSSVRQEDVKISADEVHKILNDVQVMKGKQDTIDSRIIAMKHENEALWREVASLRQKHVQQQKVVNKLIQFLVSLVQTNRILGVKRKIPLMLNDSSSAHSVPKYSRPFSLEHMQAAASLFSGDAPVSCGPVISDITEVSPASADDVAADWSDAEENQSANVKEEPPSPEVEVCEATPADTPLSPTTFINSILQEETQTNTNNTTPTTASPVVVMTPNSSGALPQVPTSHSPASIPTTNSTTSQQKCQTIACIDRCELSDHVDSIDSSLENLQNMLNTQPFTFDTSPLVEFFSSSGSSGDFDLDSLDTLLSDEVPKGSDESSSNTGKQLVQYTPILSEPISLEGGGADLPSLLELEEEPFFSSDLPTDDVAADLLSHTRLDTGL